A stretch of the Capsicum annuum cultivar UCD-10X-F1 chromosome 8, UCD10Xv1.1, whole genome shotgun sequence genome encodes the following:
- the LOC107840478 gene encoding B-box zinc finger protein 19 isoform X1 — protein MRTLCDVCESAAAILFCAADEAALCRSCDQKVHMCNKLASRHVRVGLAAPSKIQRCDICENAPAFFYCEIDGSSLCLQCDMIVHVGGKRTHGRYLLIRQRIEFPGDKLGPSNELGLPSTEQGDGRREPAQPFKLPMIDNHQPNREIAMAGLENNVNNSVKMENELIDLNSRPQRIHGQTSNNQEQGMDMRSGNNHESVGVVPDGPFKREPEK, from the exons ATGAGAACTCTCTGTGATGTTTGTGAAAGTGCTGCTGCTATACTTTTCTGTGCTGCTGATGAGGCTGCTCTCTGCCGTTCCTGTGACCAAAAG GTCCATATGTGCAACAAGCTTGCAAGTCGACATGTAAGAGTTGGTCTTGCTGCCCCCAGTAAAATCCAGCGTTGCGACATATGTGAAAATGCACCTG CTTTTTTTTATTGTGAGATCGATGGAAGTTCCCTTTGTTTGCAATGTGATATGATTGTCCATGTTGGAGGTAAAAGAACCCATGGAAGATATCTCCTTATAAGGCAGAGAATTGAG TTTCCAGGGGATAAATTGGGCCCTTCAAATGAGCTAGGATTGCCATCTACAGAACAAGGTGATGGAAGAAGGGAGCCTGCACAGCCCTTTAAGCTCCCTATGATAGACAATCACCAACCAAACAGGGAGATTGCTATGGCAGGGTTAGAAAATAACGTGAATAACAGCGTGAAAATGGAGAATGAGTTAATTGACCTTAATTCCAGGCCTCAAAGGATACATGGTCAAACGTCAAATAATCAG GAACAAGGAATGGACATGCGTAGTGGCAACAATCATGAGTCAGTCGGCGTGGTTCCTGATGGACCCTTCAAAAGAGAACCAGAGAAGTGA
- the LOC107880010 gene encoding protein CHROMOSOME TRANSMISSION FIDELITY 7, which produces MQSKINRFFKPSSSSPTPKSADASQCYSIEFDYGRVQPEILVTYQRRPQNSICERNDASTDEASKEIDLENIMPNLGTAKSGKVQNKKRKYAQFYLELGQSDFLLHTCTVCGFKYARGDEGDEKFHKTLHKNYTHGIPFKGWQNERELRIPSLEIGRIVLVLDDDPPPQRNKVQEAVKMMEMELGDGWIYHQLCKVYLLISSQRISGCLVAEPIKKAYKILPRPGGSRCNVSPEKEARQTSTILQFGGVSFQREMVRRNHSTKSREESDESISGVVLCEKEAVSALCGIRAIWVTPSNRRKHIASYLLDAARESFCKDLVLKRSELAYSQPTSVGRAFISSYTNSDSFLVYTPSDV; this is translated from the exons ATGCAGTCAAAGATAAACAGGTTCTTCAAGCCCTCTTCTTCATCTCCTACGCCCAAGAGTGCAGACGCATCTCAATGTTACAGCATTGAGTTCGATTATGGGAGGGTACAGCCAGAAATTCTGGTCACATACCAACGAAGACCTCAAAATTCAATTTG TGAAAGGAATGATGCATCAACCGATGAAGCATCCAAAGAAATAGACTTGGAGAATATTATGCCAAACCTGGGAACTGCAAAGTCAGGGAAAGTTCAGAATAAGAAGAGAAAGTATGCCCAATTCTATTTGGAATTGGGTCAGTCTGATTTCTTATTACATACTTGTACTGTCTGTGGCTTCAAGTATGCCAGAGGTGATGAAGGGGATGAAAAGTTTCATAAGACGCTTCACAAGAATTATACGCATGGTATTCCATTTAAG GGCTGGCAGAATGAAAGAGAACTTCGAATTCCTTCACTCGAAATTGGACGAATTGTCCTGGTGCTGGACGATGACCCTCCTCCCCAGAGAAACAAG GTACAGGAAGCTGTGAAGATGATGGAGATGGAACTTGGAGATGGGTGGATATATCATCAGCTATGCAAG GTGTATCTGCTTATATCTTCTCAAAGAATATCTGGTTGTCTTGTAGCAGAGCCCATAAAGAAGGCTTATAAGATTCTCCCAAGACCAGGGGGCAGCAGGTGTAATGTTTCACCCGAGAAGGAAGCAAGACAGACTTCAACTATACTCCAATTTGGGGGAGTGAGTTTCCAGAGGGAAATGGTAAGAAGAAATCACTCTACCAAAAGTCGTGAAGAGTCCGATGAAAGCATCAGTGGAGTAGTCTTGTGTGAGAAGGAAGCAGTATCTGCGTTATGTGGCATTAGAGCCATTTGGGTTACTCCCTCCAATAGAAGAAAACACATAGCCAGCTATTTGCTGGATGCTGCTAG GGAAAGTTTTTGCAAGGATTTAGTTCTTAAACGCTCAGAGTTAGCCTATTCTCAGccaacctcagttggaagggccTTTATCTCCAGTTATACAAACAGTGACTCATTCTTGGTTTATACGCCTTCTGATGTGTAA
- the LOC107840478 gene encoding B-box zinc finger protein 19 isoform X2, with protein sequence MCNKLASRHVRVGLAAPSKIQRCDICENAPAFFYCEIDGSSLCLQCDMIVHVGGKRTHGRYLLIRQRIEFPGDKLGPSNELGLPSTEQGDGRREPAQPFKLPMIDNHQPNREIAMAGLENNVNNSVKMENELIDLNSRPQRIHGQTSNNQEQGMDMRSGNNHESVGVVPDGPFKREPEK encoded by the exons ATGTGCAACAAGCTTGCAAGTCGACATGTAAGAGTTGGTCTTGCTGCCCCCAGTAAAATCCAGCGTTGCGACATATGTGAAAATGCACCTG CTTTTTTTTATTGTGAGATCGATGGAAGTTCCCTTTGTTTGCAATGTGATATGATTGTCCATGTTGGAGGTAAAAGAACCCATGGAAGATATCTCCTTATAAGGCAGAGAATTGAG TTTCCAGGGGATAAATTGGGCCCTTCAAATGAGCTAGGATTGCCATCTACAGAACAAGGTGATGGAAGAAGGGAGCCTGCACAGCCCTTTAAGCTCCCTATGATAGACAATCACCAACCAAACAGGGAGATTGCTATGGCAGGGTTAGAAAATAACGTGAATAACAGCGTGAAAATGGAGAATGAGTTAATTGACCTTAATTCCAGGCCTCAAAGGATACATGGTCAAACGTCAAATAATCAG GAACAAGGAATGGACATGCGTAGTGGCAACAATCATGAGTCAGTCGGCGTGGTTCCTGATGGACCCTTCAAAAGAGAACCAGAGAAGTGA
- the LOC107840474 gene encoding endoglucanase 24 translates to MKNNIISSKLLLLLPLLLLPLMICNGSYLNYADALTKSILFFEGQRSGYLPQDQRMNWRGHSGLSDGWQVNVDLTGGYYDAGDNVKFNFPMAFTTTLLAWSVIEFGENMPSAELRNALVAIRWSTDYLLKTVSQPNRIFVQVGDPVLDHNCWERPEDMDTARTVYTVDAPNPASDVAGETAAALAAASLAFRPSDPGYAETLLRTSTRVFDFADKNRGAYSDNLNIRDGVCPYYCDFDGYQDELLWGAAWLRRATQGDGYLSYIQENRQTLGADDNIDEFGWENKHAGLNVLVSKEVLDGTTYSLQSYKSSADSFMCTLIPESSSSHIQYSPGGLIYKPGGSNLQHATTITFLLLVYANYLEKSSQILNCGTISVSPSMLRKIGKRQVDYILGENPKGISYMVGYSNYYPQKIHHRGSSLPSIKDHPQVMGCKEGSIYFNSSQPNPNVLVGAIVGGPGDDDAYEDSRDEFRKSEPTTYINAPFVGALAYFAANPNIN, encoded by the exons atgaagaataacaTTATTTCTTCAAAATTACTATTGCtgcttcctcttcttcttcttccattaatGATTTGCAATGGAAGTTACCTTAACTATGCAGACGCATTAACAAAATCGATTCTCTTTTTCGAAGGCCAACGTTCCGGTTATTTACCACAAGACCAGAGAATGAATTGGCGTGGACATTCCGGTTTAAGCGATGGATGGCAAGTGAACGTCGATTTAACCGGCGGTTATTATGACGCCGGAGATAATGTGAAGTTTAATTTCCCGATGGCGTTTACGACGACGTTGTTGGCTTGGAGTGTTATTGAATTTGGGGAAAATATGCCGAGTGCTGAATTGCGGAATGCTTTAGTTGCTATACGTTGGTCGACTGATTATCTTCTCAAAACTGTTTCTCAGCCTAATCGCATTTTTGTCCAG GTGGGTGACCCTGTACTAGACCACAACTGTTGGGAAAGGCCAGAAGATATGGACACTGCTAGGACAGTGTACACAGTGGATGCCCCGAATCCGGCATCCGATGTGGCCGGAGAGACTGCAGCTGCTCTGGCAGCTGCATCCCTAGCATTCCGGCCATCGGATCCCGGATATGCGGAGACACTTTTGAGAACGTCCACAAGggtgtttgattttgcagataAGAACCGTGGAGCTTACAGTGATAATCTCAATATTAGAGATGGAGTTTGTCCATATTATTGTGATTTTGATGGATATCAG GATGAATTGTTGTGGGGAGCAGCTTGGCTAAGGAGGGCTACTCAGGGAGATGGTTATTTAAGTTACATACAAGAAAATAGGCAGACACTTGGGGCAGATGACAATATTGATGAATTTGGATGGGAAAATAAGCATGCTGGCCTTAATGTTCTTGTTTCTAAG GAAGTGTTGGATGGAACGACGTATTCCCTCCAATCTTACAAATCATCAGCAGATAGTTTCATGTGCACATTAATCCCAGAATCATCATCCTCCCATATACAGTACTCTCCTGGTGGCCTAATTTACAAGCCTGGTGGAAGCAATTTACAACATGCCACAACAATAACATTCCTACTACTAGTCTACGCAAACTacttagaaaaatcatcacaAATCTTGAATTGTGGCACCATCAGTGTTAGTCCCTCGATGCTTCGAAAAATTGGTAAGAGGCAAGTTGATTACATATTAGGAGAAAATCCTAAAGGAATATCATACATGGTTGGTTATAGTAATTACTATCCTCAAAAAATTCATCATCGTGGCTCCTCCCTTCCATCGATCAAAGATCATCCTCAGGTCATGGGGTGCAAGGAGGGCTCGATTTATTTTAACTCATCGCAGCCAAATCCTAATGTTTTAGTTGGTGCAATTGTTGGTGGTCCTGGAGATGACGATGCTTATGAAGATAGTAGGGATGAATTTCGTAAATCTGAGCCAACTACTTATATTAATGCACCATTTGTTGGTGCACTTGCTTATTTTGCAGCTAATCCTAACATTAATTAG
- the LOC107840477 gene encoding fructose-bisphosphate aldolase 1, chloroplastic translates to MASASLLKSSPVLDKSEFVKGQSLRQPSVSVVRCHPTNATSLTVRAASSYADELVKTAKTVASPGRGILAMDESNATCGKRLASIGLENTEANRQAYRTLLVTAPELGQYISGAILFEETLYQSTVDGRKIVDVLVEQNIVPGIKVDKGLVPLAGSNDESWCQGLDGLASRSAAYYQQGARFAKWRTVVSIPNGPSALAVKEAAWGLARYAAISQDNGLVPIVEPEILLDGEHGIDRTFEVAQKVWAEVFFYLAENNVMFEGILLKPSMVTPGAECKDKATPQQVADYTLSLLKRRIPPAVPGIMFLSGGQSEVEATLNLNAMNQAPNPWHVSFSYARALQNTCLKTWGGKPENVKAAQDALLTRAKANSLAQLGKYTGEGESDEAKQKMFVKGYTY, encoded by the exons atggCCTCAGCATCTCTACTAAAGTCATCCCCAGTTCTTGACAAATCTGAGTTTGTAAAGGGGCAAAGCCTTCGTCAGCCTTCCGTCTCAGTGGTTCGTTGCCACCCCACCAATGCTACTTCTCTCACTGTCCGCGCTGCTTCCTCCTATGCTGATGAGCTTGTTAAAACCGCT AAAACCGTTGCATCACCAGGACGTGGAATTTTGGCTATGGATGAGTCCAATGCCACTTGTGGAAAGCGTTTGGCTTCCATTGGTTTGGAAAACACAGAGGCTAACAGGCAAGCTTACCGTACCCTGCTGGTGACAGCTCCAGAACTCGGACAGTACATCTCTGGTGCTATTCTTTTCGAGGAGACACTCTACCAGTCAACCGTTGATGGCCGCAAAATAGTTGATGTTCTTGTTGAACAAAACATTGTTCCTGGTATCAAAGTTGACAAG GGTTTGGTTCCCCTTGCTGGTTCAAATGATGAGTCATGGTGTCAAGGTCTTGACGGCCTTGCCTCCCGCTCTGCTGCATACTACCAACAAGGAGCACGTTTCGCCAAATG GCGTACCGTGGTGAGCATTCCCAACGGACCATCTGCATTAGCTGTGAAGGAAGCAGCATGGGGCTTGGCTCGCTACGCTGCTATTTCTCAGGACAATGGTTTGGTCCCAATTGTGGAGCCAGAGATCTTGTTGGACGGTGAACACGGCATTGACAGGACTTTTGAGGTAGCACAGAAGGTTTGGGCTGAGGTCTTCTTCTACTTGGCTGAGAACAATGTCATGTTCGAGGGTATCCTCTTGAAACCAAGCATGGTTACTCCTGGTGCTGAATGCAAAGACAAGGCCACTCCTCAGCAGGTCGCGGACTATACTCTCAGTCTCCTTAAGAGGAGGATTCCCCCAGCTGTCCCCGGAATCATG TTCTTGTCTGGTGGACAATCAGAAGTTGAGGCTACCTTGAACTTGAATGCCATGAACCAAGCACCAAACCCGTGGCACGTATCGTTCTCTTACGCTAGGGCTCTTCAGAACACTTGCTTGAAGACATGGGGAGGAAAACCTGAGAATGTGAAGGCTGCTCAGGATGCTTTACTTACCAGGGCCAAAGCCAACTCACTTGCTCAGCTCGGAAAGTACACCGGCGAGGGTGAATCGGATGAAGCTAAACAAAAAATGTTTGTAAAGGGTTATACCTACTAA